A region from the Alnus glutinosa chromosome 5, dhAlnGlut1.1, whole genome shotgun sequence genome encodes:
- the LOC133868839 gene encoding cysteine-rich repeat secretory protein 38-like — MFSSTLVFFVSAIFILTAQAVARPDFLYHFCNYTTNSTYGANLNDLLFSLSSTTEIDHGFFHSAYGQNSNPVFAIGLCRGDVNPNVCRGCLNNAASLLLERCPQQKEAIGWYDECMLRYSNRSIFSTMEEEPSKFLWNTMDITEPDRFRKLVEATLNDSVPRAANASSGDKKFAVKEASFTELQTLYSLVQCTPDISSSDCNMCLRRAMANLPMCCDGKQGGRVLYPSCNLRYETYQFYQIQSVPTPSPSPSPSPTQTPMLLPPASHLPAPAAGQVRRPEIGIFIVVLAAAFAALIIITTGVRVSVKAILKNNRSLSLLDQKFNQLGKKLSSMIFCNSRKKKDGSFVSTPINEEKGIQELIAQPLPRSDDDAVMPSSSTSEFE; from the exons ATGTTTTCCTCAACACTAGTTTTCTTCGTATCTGCCATTTTCATTCTCACTGCCCAAGCCGTCGCGCGCCCAGACTTTCTCTATCACTTTTGTAACTACACCACTAATAGTACCTATGGGGCAAACTTGAATGACCTCCTCTTCTCCCTCTCCTCCACCACCGAAATTGACCATGGGTTCTTCCATTCCGCTTACGGCCAAAACTCTAACCCAGTATTTGCAATTGGGCTTTGTAGAGGAGATGTCAACCCAAATGTTTGCCGTGGTTGCCTCAATAATGCTGCGTCTCTTCTCCTGGAGCGCTGTCCCCAGCAAAAGGAGGCAATTGGGTGGTATGACGAATGCATGCTACGCTACTCAAACCGGTCGATCTTTTCCACCATGGAAGAAGAGCCCAGCAAATTTCTGTGGAATACGATGGATATAACAGAGCCAGACCGCTTCCGGAAGCTGGTCGAAGCCACGTTGAATGACTCGGTGCCTCGGGCTGCAAATGCTTCATCCGGTGATAAAAAGTTTGCCGTTAAAGAAGCCAGTTTTACAGAATTGCAAACTCTGTACAGCCTTGTCCAGTGCACCCCTGACATATCCAGCTCTGATTGCAATATGTGTCTTCGGAGAGCCATGGCAAACCTACCGATGTGTTGTGATGGAAAGCAAGGGGGTAGAGTTCTGTATCCAAGTTGTAATCTTAGGTACGAAACGTACCAGTTTTACCAGATACAATCCGTCCCCACACCGTCACCGTCACCGTCACCGTCACCAACACAAACACCAATGCTTCTTCCTCCTGCATCGCATCTTCCTGCTCCAGCTGCAG GGCAAGTTCGTAGGCCTGAAATCGGCATCTTTATAGTTGTGCTAGCTGCTGCTTTCGCGGCACTAATTATAATCACCACAGGCGTCCGTGTCAGTGTGAAGGCGATATTGAAGAACAATAGAA GTCTCTCTTTGCTTGATcag AAATTCAATCAGCTTGGGAAGAAGCTCAGTAGCATGATATTTTGTAACTCACGCAAGAAGAAAGATGGATCTTTTGTCAGTACTCCCATTAATGAAGAAAAAGGG ATCCAAGAGCTTATAGCTCAACCTCTGCCAAGGAGTGATGATGATGCTGTGATGCCTTCCTCATCCACTAGCGAGTTTGAGTAG